In a genomic window of Afipia carboxidovorans OM5:
- the gap gene encoding type I glyceraldehyde-3-phosphate dehydrogenase has protein sequence MSVKVAINGFGRIGRNVLRAIVESGRDDIEVVAINDLGSVQANAHLLRYDSIHGRFPHEVKISGDTIDVGRGPIRVTAEKDPAALPHAAMGVDVALECTGIFTTREKAAAHLKAGARRVIVSAPADGADMTVVYGVNHQKLNKDHVVISNASCTTNCLAPVAKVLNDAVGIERGFMTTIHSYTGDQPTLDTMHKDLYRARAASMSMIPTSTGAAKAVGLVLPELNGKLDGVAIRVPTPNVSVVDFKFIAKKNTSVEEINEAISKASGGALKGILGATHEQNVSSDFNHDPHSSIFHMDQTKVIDGNFVRILTWYDNEWGFSSRMSDTAVALGRVM, from the coding sequence GTGTCAGTGAAAGTCGCCATCAATGGTTTTGGGCGGATCGGCCGCAATGTGCTTCGCGCGATTGTCGAATCCGGCCGTGACGACATCGAAGTCGTTGCCATCAACGATCTCGGTTCGGTTCAGGCCAACGCGCATCTGCTGCGCTACGACTCCATCCATGGCCGTTTCCCGCATGAAGTGAAGATTTCCGGCGACACCATCGATGTCGGCCGTGGTCCGATCCGCGTGACGGCGGAAAAAGACCCGGCGGCGCTGCCGCATGCCGCGATGGGCGTCGATGTCGCGCTCGAATGCACGGGGATCTTCACCACGCGCGAGAAGGCCGCGGCGCATCTGAAGGCAGGTGCCAGGCGCGTGATCGTCTCGGCTCCGGCCGATGGCGCCGACATGACCGTTGTCTACGGCGTCAATCATCAGAAGCTCAACAAGGATCACGTGGTGATCTCCAACGCATCCTGCACCACCAACTGCCTGGCGCCGGTTGCCAAGGTTCTGAACGACGCGGTCGGAATCGAGCGCGGCTTCATGACGACGATCCATTCGTATACGGGCGATCAGCCGACACTCGACACCATGCACAAGGACCTCTATCGCGCGCGCGCGGCGTCGATGTCGATGATCCCGACATCGACCGGGGCGGCGAAGGCGGTCGGTCTCGTCCTGCCTGAGCTCAATGGAAAGCTCGATGGCGTCGCCATCCGCGTGCCGACCCCGAATGTGTCGGTCGTCGATTTTAAATTCATCGCCAAGAAGAATACGTCGGTTGAGGAAATCAATGAAGCGATCAGTAAGGCGTCCGGCGGGGCGTTGAAGGGAATTCTCGGCGCTACGCACGAACAAAACGTGTCGAGCGATTTCAACCACGATCCGCATTCCTCGATCTTCCATATGGATCAGACCAAGGTGATCGACGGAAATTTCGTTCGCATCCTTACCTGGTACGACAATGAGTGGGGCTTCTCGAGCCGTATGAGCGATACGGCGGTGGCGCTGGGGAGGGTGATGTGA
- a CDS encoding phosphoglycerate kinase, which produces MSGALRVLDDVEVAGKRVIVRADLNVPMRNGEVADDMRVRHAAATLSELANRNAIVIVLSHFERPRGKVVPDYSLAPLRPALEKSLKRSVRFVETDWRNGAPRAEVAKAIPGDILLMENTRFHPGEEENDPEFSRTLADLGDIFVNDAFSVSHRAHASTEGVARLLPSFAGRGMEAELTALDRALGKPMRSVGAVVGGAKVSTKITVLENLVTRVDELIIGGGMANTFLYAKGINVGRSLCEPDFKETVERILQRAADHHCNIVLPRDVVIAKEFAPNAPHEVVDVHAVPADSMILDVGPESVADIMEQFGDLKTLLWNGPVGAFETEPFGRGTFALARCAARLTKAGKLVTVAGGGDTVAALSAAGIQDDFSYVSTAGGAFLEWLEGRGLPGVDVLKISHA; this is translated from the coding sequence GTGAGCGGAGCATTGCGTGTCCTCGACGACGTCGAAGTTGCTGGCAAGCGAGTCATCGTGCGTGCCGACCTCAACGTTCCGATGCGGAACGGCGAGGTGGCGGATGACATGCGGGTCAGACACGCAGCGGCTACGCTTTCCGAGCTGGCGAACAGAAATGCAATCGTGATCGTGCTGTCTCATTTCGAGCGGCCGCGCGGCAAGGTGGTGCCGGACTATTCGCTCGCGCCGCTGCGGCCCGCGCTCGAAAAATCCCTGAAGCGCAGTGTTCGTTTCGTCGAGACGGATTGGCGGAATGGTGCGCCCAGGGCAGAGGTGGCGAAGGCTATTCCCGGCGATATTCTGCTGATGGAAAACACCCGTTTTCATCCGGGCGAGGAAGAGAACGATCCCGAATTCTCCCGAACGCTGGCGGACCTCGGCGATATTTTCGTCAACGACGCGTTCTCGGTGTCGCACCGCGCCCATGCCTCGACTGAAGGAGTCGCGCGATTGCTGCCGTCTTTCGCCGGACGCGGCATGGAAGCGGAACTGACTGCGCTCGACCGCGCGCTCGGCAAGCCGATGCGTTCCGTGGGCGCCGTCGTCGGCGGCGCGAAAGTATCGACGAAGATCACGGTGCTGGAAAACCTCGTCACGCGCGTCGATGAGCTGATCATCGGCGGCGGCATGGCCAATACATTTCTGTACGCGAAGGGGATCAATGTCGGCCGGTCCCTGTGCGAACCGGATTTCAAGGAGACGGTGGAGCGTATCCTGCAGCGTGCGGCGGATCATCATTGCAATATCGTGCTGCCGCGTGACGTTGTTATTGCGAAGGAGTTCGCGCCGAATGCGCCTCATGAGGTTGTCGATGTCCATGCTGTTCCCGCAGACTCGATGATCCTCGATGTCGGGCCGGAATCCGTGGCCGACATCATGGAGCAGTTCGGGGATCTAAAAACGCTGCTGTGGAATGGCCCTGTCGGGGCTTTTGAAACCGAGCCATTCGGTCGTGGCACGTTCGCATTGGCCAGGTGTGCGGCGCGGCTGACCAAGGCCGGCAAGCTCGTCACCGTGGCCGGCGGCGGTGACACGGTCGCGGCACTCTCGGCTGCGGGCATCCAGGACGATTTCAGTTACGTGTCGACAGCAGGCGGAGCGTTTCTCGAATGGCTCGAGGGACGAGGGCTTCCGGGCGTCGATGTTCTCAAGATTTCTCACGCGTGA
- the fba gene encoding class II fructose-bisphosphate aldolase (catalyzes the reversible aldol condensation of dihydroxyacetonephosphate and glyceraldehyde 3-phosphate in the Calvin cycle, glycolysis, and/or gluconeogenesis) translates to MARITLRQLLDHAAEQGYGVPAFNINNMEQGLAIMEAAAKVDAPVIMQASRGARSYANDIMLSKMIDALEEMYPGIPLCMHQDHGNEEATCATAIKHGFTSVMMDGSLEADGKTVASYRYNADITRRVVDMAHWIGASVEGELGVLGSLEHGGGEQEDGHGVEGTLSHDQLLTDPDQAVDFVRETKVDALAIAMGTSHGAYKFSRKPDGDILAMNVVEEIHRRLPNTHLVMHGSSSVPQPLQDMFNSFGGEMPQTWGVPVEEIVRGIKHGVRKVNIDTDCRLAMAAVFRKVATQTKSEFDPRKFLKPAMDAMRDLCRERFEQFGTAGQASKIKVIPLAEMAKRYRAGTLDPRIGDMASAAE, encoded by the coding sequence ATGGCACGTATCACTCTTCGACAACTTCTCGATCACGCCGCCGAACAGGGTTACGGCGTTCCTGCCTTCAATATCAACAATATGGAGCAGGGGCTTGCCATCATGGAGGCGGCGGCGAAGGTCGATGCTCCTGTGATCATGCAAGCCTCGCGCGGTGCGCGCTCCTACGCCAACGACATTATGCTGTCGAAGATGATCGATGCGCTGGAGGAGATGTATCCAGGTATCCCGCTGTGCATGCATCAGGATCATGGCAACGAGGAAGCGACCTGCGCCACCGCCATCAAGCATGGTTTCACCTCGGTGATGATGGATGGATCGCTGGAAGCCGACGGAAAGACCGTGGCGAGCTACCGTTATAATGCCGACATCACGCGCCGGGTCGTCGATATGGCGCATTGGATCGGCGCTTCTGTCGAAGGCGAGCTCGGTGTGCTCGGATCGCTGGAGCATGGCGGCGGCGAGCAGGAAGACGGGCACGGCGTCGAGGGCACTCTCAGCCACGACCAGTTGCTCACCGACCCGGATCAGGCCGTCGATTTCGTGCGCGAGACCAAGGTCGATGCGCTGGCGATCGCGATGGGAACGTCGCACGGCGCCTACAAATTCTCCCGCAAGCCGGACGGCGACATCCTTGCGATGAATGTCGTCGAGGAAATCCACCGCAGGCTGCCGAACACGCATCTCGTGATGCACGGCTCGTCGTCCGTGCCGCAACCGCTGCAGGACATGTTCAATTCTTTCGGCGGCGAGATGCCTCAGACCTGGGGCGTTCCGGTCGAGGAGATCGTGCGCGGCATCAAACACGGCGTGCGCAAGGTGAATATCGACACCGATTGCCGTCTCGCAATGGCCGCGGTGTTTCGCAAGGTCGCCACGCAGACCAAGAGCGAATTCGACCCGCGCAAGTTCTTGAAGCCTGCGATGGACGCGATGCGCGATTTGTGCCGTGAGCGTTTCGAACAGTTCGGAACGGCAGGCCAGGCATCGAAGATCAAAGTCATTCCGCTGGCTGAAATGGCCAAACGATACCGCGCGGGCACGTTGGATCCGCGAATTGGAGATATGGCGAGCGCCGCCGAGTGA
- a CDS encoding form I ribulose bisphosphate carboxylase large subunit, whose protein sequence is MNDQSMTIRGKDRYKSGVMAYKKMGYWEPDYVPKDTDVIALFRVTPQDGVDPIEAAAAVAGESSTATWTVVWTDRLTAAEKYRAKCYRVDPVPNSPGQYFAYIAYDLDLFEPGSISNLTASIIGNVFGFKPLKGLRLEDMRLPVAYVKTFQGPATGIVVERERLDKFGRPLLGATVKPKLGLSGRNYGRVVYEALKGGLDFTKDDENINSQPFMHWRERFLYCMEAVNRAQAASGEVKGTYLNVTAATMEDMYERAEFAKELGSCIVMIDLVIGYTAIQSMAKWARKNDMILHLHRAGHSTYTRQKNHGVSFRVIAKWMRLAGVDHIHAGTVVGKLEGDPNTTRGYYDICREEFNPTKLEHGIFFDQNWASLNKMMPVASGGIHAGQMHQLLDLLGEDVVLQFGGGTIGHPMGIQAGAIANRVALEAMILARNEGRDYVAEGPEILAKAAATCTPLKSALEVWKDVTFNYESTDAPDFVPTAIAAV, encoded by the coding sequence ATGAACGATCAATCGATGACCATCCGCGGCAAGGACCGCTACAAGTCCGGCGTCATGGCCTACAAGAAAATGGGCTATTGGGAGCCTGACTACGTTCCCAAGGACACCGACGTGATCGCGCTGTTCCGCGTGACTCCGCAGGACGGTGTTGATCCGATCGAGGCGGCTGCCGCGGTGGCGGGCGAATCCTCGACCGCGACTTGGACCGTGGTCTGGACCGACCGTCTGACGGCGGCGGAGAAATATCGCGCGAAGTGTTATCGCGTCGATCCGGTGCCGAATTCGCCGGGCCAGTACTTTGCCTACATCGCCTACGATCTCGATCTGTTCGAGCCCGGCTCGATCTCAAATCTGACCGCGTCGATCATCGGCAACGTGTTCGGTTTCAAGCCGCTGAAGGGCTTGCGTCTTGAGGATATGCGTTTGCCGGTCGCCTACGTGAAGACCTTCCAGGGTCCAGCGACCGGCATCGTAGTCGAGCGCGAGCGTCTCGACAAATTCGGCCGGCCGTTGCTTGGCGCCACGGTGAAGCCGAAGCTTGGTCTCTCGGGCCGCAATTACGGCCGCGTGGTCTATGAGGCGCTCAAGGGCGGTCTCGACTTCACCAAGGACGACGAGAACATCAACTCGCAGCCCTTCATGCACTGGCGTGAGCGTTTCCTCTATTGCATGGAAGCGGTGAACCGCGCGCAAGCGGCATCCGGCGAAGTGAAGGGAACGTATCTCAACGTCACCGCGGCGACGATGGAGGACATGTACGAGCGTGCCGAGTTCGCCAAGGAACTCGGATCCTGTATCGTCATGATCGATCTTGTGATCGGCTATACCGCCATTCAGTCGATGGCGAAGTGGGCGCGCAAGAACGACATGATCCTGCATCTGCATCGCGCGGGTCACTCGACATACACCCGCCAGAAGAACCATGGCGTGTCGTTCCGCGTCATTGCCAAGTGGATGCGTCTTGCCGGTGTCGATCACATCCATGCCGGCACCGTGGTCGGCAAGCTCGAAGGCGATCCGAACACCACGCGCGGCTACTACGATATCTGCCGCGAGGAGTTCAACCCGACGAAGCTCGAACATGGCATCTTCTTCGACCAGAACTGGGCCAGCCTCAACAAGATGATGCCGGTGGCATCCGGCGGCATCCATGCCGGTCAGATGCATCAGCTTCTCGACTTGCTCGGCGAGGATGTGGTGTTGCAGTTCGGCGGCGGGACCATCGGCCATCCGATGGGCATCCAGGCCGGTGCGATCGCCAACCGCGTCGCGCTCGAGGCCATGATCCTGGCCCGCAACGAAGGACGTGACTACGTTGCCGAAGGTCCGGAAATTCTGGCCAAGGCGGCTGCGACCTGTACGCCGCTGAAGTCGGCGCTCGAGGTCTGGAAGGACGTGACCTTCAACTACGAATCCACCGATGCGCCGGACTTCGTTCCGACCGCGATCGCCGCTGTTTAA
- a CDS encoding ribulose bisphosphate carboxylase small subunit, whose product MRITQGCFSFLPDLTDEQIKKQIQYCLGKDWAVNIEFTDDPHPRNTYWEMWGLPMFDLRDAAGIMMELKECRKVYGDRYIRINAFDSSHGWESVRISFIVNRPKNEPGFRLARQEVGGRNMRYTTTSYAADRPEGQRYNGA is encoded by the coding sequence ATGCGAATTACACAAGGTTGCTTTTCCTTCCTCCCCGATCTGACCGACGAACAGATCAAGAAGCAGATCCAGTATTGCCTCGGCAAGGATTGGGCCGTGAACATCGAATTCACGGACGATCCGCACCCGCGCAACACGTATTGGGAGATGTGGGGCCTGCCGATGTTCGATCTGCGCGATGCCGCAGGCATCATGATGGAGCTGAAGGAGTGCCGGAAGGTCTATGGAGACCGCTACATCCGGATCAATGCCTTCGACTCCAGCCATGGTTGGGAATCGGTGCGCATTTCGTTCATCGTGAACCGCCCGAAGAACGAGCCCGGCTTCCGTCTGGCACGTCAGGAGGTCGGTGGCCGTAACATGCGTTACACCACGACGTCCTATGCGGCCGATCGCCCTGAAGGTCAGCGCTACAACGGAGCATGA
- the cbbX gene encoding CbbX protein — MSLLSTVENTEGKPVADIDLRKEFSEVGIGEVLEQLDRELIGLAPVKTRIREIAALLLIERIRQRMGLSAETPTLHMSFTGNPGTGKTTVALRMANILHKLGFVRRGHVVSVTRDELVGQYIGHTAPKTKEILKKAMGGVLFIDEAYYLYRPDNERDYGQEAIEILLQVMESQRDDLVVILAGYGDRMDKFFASNPGFRSRVAHHIDFPDYGDSELMWIAELMLKEQNYHFTAEARDAFARYIEIRKTQPLFSNARSIRNALDRIRLRQANRLVADLDRTVTADDIQAIDASDILASRVFDKPSTPEGKS; from the coding sequence ATGAGCTTGTTGTCCACAGTTGAAAACACTGAGGGTAAGCCCGTCGCCGACATCGACCTTCGCAAGGAATTCAGCGAGGTCGGTATCGGTGAGGTGCTCGAACAGCTCGATCGGGAGTTGATCGGCCTTGCGCCGGTGAAGACGCGAATCCGTGAGATTGCGGCTCTTCTCCTGATCGAGCGCATTCGTCAGCGTATGGGGCTGTCGGCGGAAACGCCGACGCTTCATATGTCGTTCACCGGAAATCCGGGCACCGGAAAGACCACGGTGGCGCTGCGGATGGCGAACATTCTGCACAAGCTCGGCTTCGTGCGGCGCGGCCATGTGGTGTCGGTGACGCGCGATGAACTGGTCGGTCAATATATCGGCCATACCGCGCCGAAGACCAAGGAAATTCTGAAGAAGGCGATGGGCGGCGTGCTGTTCATCGACGAGGCGTATTATCTCTATCGTCCGGACAACGAACGCGACTACGGACAGGAAGCGATCGAAATCCTGTTGCAGGTCATGGAATCCCAGCGGGACGATCTCGTGGTCATTCTGGCCGGTTATGGCGACCGGATGGACAAGTTCTTCGCCAGTAATCCAGGCTTTCGTTCGCGCGTTGCCCATCACATCGATTTTCCCGATTATGGGGACAGCGAGTTGATGTGGATCGCCGAATTGATGTTGAAGGAACAGAACTATCATTTCACGGCGGAGGCGCGGGACGCGTTCGCTCGCTATATTGAGATACGCAAGACACAGCCGTTATTTTCGAACGCGCGCTCGATCCGTAATGCGCTCGATCGGATTCGTTTGCGTCAGGCAAATCGCCTCGTCGCCGACCTCGATCGGACCGTGACGGCGGATGACATTCAGGCGATCGATGCGTCAGATATCCTGGCGAGCCGGGTCTTCGATAAACCGTCAACTCCTGAAGGAAAGTCCTGA
- the rpe gene encoding ribulose-phosphate 3-epimerase, translated as MPQPLVIAPSILSADFSRLGEEVEAIDAAGADWIHCDVMDGHFVPNISFGPDVIKAIRPRTKKVFDVHLMIAPVDPYLEAFAKAGADVITVHAEAGPHLDRSLQAIRNLGKKAGATICPATPENVLANVLDRLDLILVMSVNPGFGGQQFISSQLDKIRRIRAMIGERPIRLEVDGGVNVETAAQVAAAGADTVVAGAAVFKGGTQSAYATNIAAIRAAAGTAR; from the coding sequence ATGCCACAGCCTCTTGTGATCGCTCCGTCGATTCTATCGGCCGATTTCTCCCGGCTCGGTGAGGAGGTGGAAGCCATCGATGCCGCGGGTGCGGACTGGATTCATTGCGATGTCATGGACGGGCACTTCGTGCCCAACATCAGCTTCGGGCCTGATGTCATTAAAGCGATCCGGCCGCGCACCAAAAAAGTGTTTGACGTCCATCTCATGATCGCGCCGGTCGATCCGTATCTTGAAGCCTTCGCCAAGGCGGGTGCCGATGTGATCACGGTACACGCCGAGGCGGGACCGCATCTGGATCGGTCGCTGCAGGCGATCCGCAATCTGGGCAAGAAAGCGGGCGCAACGATTTGTCCGGCGACGCCCGAAAATGTTCTGGCCAATGTTCTCGACCGGCTCGACCTGATTCTGGTGATGAGCGTGAATCCCGGATTCGGAGGGCAGCAGTTCATTTCCTCGCAGCTCGACAAGATCCGGCGCATCCGTGCGATGATCGGCGAGCGGCCGATTCGGCTTGAAGTTGATGGCGGGGTAAATGTAGAAACTGCGGCGCAGGTTGCGGCTGCCGGCGCGGATACCGTGGTCGCAGGTGCTGCTGTCTTCAAAGGCGGGACACAATCTGCCTATGCAACGAATATCGCCGCCATTCGCGCGGCCGCCGGGACGGCGAGGTGA
- a CDS encoding HAD-IA family hydrolase: MSASHMSTPRGASWPAAVVFDLDGTLVDSAGDITTSLNELLVARKLAPFPEETVRDFVGDGSKALVQRAFQTRGVMLGADELQTAVATYDEIYGMHLVDRTYVYAGAMDVMADLKSRGIRMAICTNKFQDKAERVAAHFGLDKYAEVVVGGIPGRPGKPSPIMLLETLEALEIPREDAVLVGDSTFDVQCARAAGVAVIGVTFGYSQTPMRKLAPDAVIDSYAEFAKACDSLRTKAA; encoded by the coding sequence ATGTCTGCTTCTCATATGTCAACGCCAAGAGGGGCCTCCTGGCCAGCGGCGGTAGTGTTCGATCTCGACGGTACGCTGGTTGATAGCGCCGGCGATATTACGACATCGCTCAATGAGCTTCTCGTGGCTCGGAAGCTCGCGCCGTTCCCCGAGGAGACGGTGCGTGATTTTGTCGGCGATGGCAGCAAGGCGCTTGTGCAGCGCGCTTTCCAAACGCGCGGCGTCATGCTCGGTGCCGACGAACTGCAAACGGCCGTTGCGACCTATGACGAGATCTATGGAATGCACCTCGTCGATCGAACCTACGTCTATGCCGGCGCCATGGATGTGATGGCCGATCTGAAATCGCGCGGCATCCGGATGGCGATCTGCACCAACAAATTCCAGGACAAGGCGGAGCGTGTCGCGGCGCACTTTGGCCTGGATAAATACGCCGAGGTGGTTGTCGGCGGCATCCCCGGGCGGCCGGGCAAGCCCTCGCCGATCATGCTGCTGGAAACGCTGGAAGCTCTGGAAATTCCGCGTGAGGATGCGGTTCTGGTCGGCGACAGCACGTTCGATGTGCAATGCGCGCGCGCGGCGGGAGTTGCAGTCATCGGAGTGACGTTTGGCTATTCGCAGACGCCGATGCGCAAACTCGCGCCCGATGCGGTGATCGATTCTTACGCAGAATTCGCGAAAGCATGCGACAGCCTGCGGACCAAGGCTGCATGA
- a CDS encoding HAD-IA family hydrolase, whose product MNGFKALIFDVDGTLAETEEVHRCAFNESFAHFGLDWHWSAELYAELLLVTGGKERMRHFATMRQPKTEISDERLAQLHRYKTIRFGELIAAGACALRPGVVDMLDAAVTQKQRLAIATTTSRDNVDALLLATLGQRGLDLFDPIVAGEDVADKKPAPDVYVKALALLGLPARECLAIEDSRNGLVAASSAGIPVLVTRSAYFKHETFDGAYAVVDSLADLAKQKIQV is encoded by the coding sequence ATGAACGGATTCAAGGCGCTGATTTTCGACGTTGATGGCACGCTGGCCGAAACCGAGGAAGTTCACCGTTGCGCCTTCAATGAATCGTTCGCTCATTTCGGGCTGGATTGGCATTGGAGCGCCGAGCTTTATGCCGAACTGCTTCTTGTGACGGGCGGCAAGGAACGGATGCGCCATTTCGCGACGATGCGGCAGCCGAAGACGGAAATTTCCGATGAGCGTCTCGCGCAGTTGCATCGATACAAGACGATACGCTTCGGCGAACTGATCGCGGCGGGTGCTTGTGCATTGCGCCCCGGCGTAGTTGACATGTTAGATGCGGCCGTTACGCAGAAACAACGTCTCGCAATAGCCACGACGACCTCCCGCGATAATGTCGATGCGCTGCTGCTGGCCACGCTGGGTCAGCGTGGCCTCGATCTGTTCGATCCGATTGTGGCGGGTGAAGATGTCGCCGACAAGAAGCCTGCGCCGGACGTTTATGTGAAGGCGCTTGCACTTCTGGGGCTGCCGGCTCGCGAATGCCTCGCGATCGAAGACTCCCGAAACGGGCTGGTCGCCGCATCATCCGCCGGAATTCCCGTGCTGGTGACACGCAGCGCCTATTTCAAACACGAGACGTTCGACGGCGCCTATGCTGTGGTCGATAGTCTTGCGGATCTGGCAAAACAGAAAATCCAGGTCTGA
- a CDS encoding sigma-54-dependent transcriptional regulator → MADTPLPAILVVDDEHLSVEAIKRTLEDDFEVFTATSGAEALSILENQWIQLVLCDQRMQGMSGLEVLSEVRRRWPEVLRVIITGYTDPNDIIDLVNKAGIYHFISKPWHPEELLLVLKNGTQLYKLQREHDRLSVELKLLGPSVQNRLDEQRRQLREGFNFDNIVRSPVSPLNAACDMAARIAGFDVPALILGETGTGKELIARAIHYCSLRSDKPFHAVNCGAIPSELLESELFGHRKGAFTGAHAHRIGLLEQAHEGTVFLDEIGDIPQAFQVKLLRFLQEGEIRPVGSNSTLRVDVRVIAATNRDIAREAAAGKFREDLYYRLAISPISIPPLRERICDVPSLANSLLERVTARHDIKISGFTDEALDRLCAYPWPGNVRELENQITRMVILAEGRILSADLIEPHILRADGAQSPPEPLIDRFIGEGGLLRDRVERMEARIIRETLIRNRGNKSRAAEELGLSRVGLRAKLLRYEIEEPVKLSLISGDAPDDDP, encoded by the coding sequence ATGGCCGATACTCCGCTTCCCGCCATTCTCGTTGTCGACGACGAACATCTTTCCGTCGAAGCGATCAAGCGAACGCTTGAGGACGATTTCGAGGTCTTCACCGCCACCAGCGGCGCGGAAGCTCTCTCCATTCTCGAGAATCAATGGATCCAGCTCGTCCTGTGCGATCAGCGCATGCAGGGAATGTCCGGCCTCGAGGTTCTCAGCGAGGTGCGCCGGCGCTGGCCGGAGGTGCTGCGAGTCATCATTACGGGATACACCGATCCCAACGACATCATCGATCTCGTCAACAAGGCGGGGATCTATCACTTCATTTCAAAGCCCTGGCATCCGGAAGAGCTGCTGCTGGTGCTCAAAAACGGCACTCAACTCTACAAACTTCAGCGTGAACACGATCGTCTTTCGGTCGAACTCAAGCTGCTTGGCCCATCGGTGCAGAACCGTCTCGATGAACAGCGCCGTCAGCTTCGCGAAGGATTCAATTTCGACAACATCGTTCGCAGCCCTGTCTCGCCCTTGAATGCGGCTTGCGATATGGCGGCGCGCATCGCCGGTTTCGACGTGCCCGCGCTGATTCTCGGCGAAACCGGCACCGGCAAGGAATTGATCGCCCGCGCGATCCATTATTGCAGCCTGCGATCCGACAAACCATTCCACGCCGTCAATTGCGGCGCGATTCCTTCCGAGCTTCTCGAAAGCGAATTGTTCGGTCATCGCAAGGGGGCTTTCACCGGCGCACATGCGCATCGTATCGGCCTGCTCGAGCAGGCCCATGAAGGCACCGTATTCCTCGATGAAATCGGTGACATTCCCCAGGCTTTTCAGGTCAAGTTGCTGCGTTTCCTGCAAGAAGGCGAAATCCGTCCTGTCGGCAGCAACAGCACGCTGCGGGTCGATGTCCGCGTCATCGCGGCCACCAATCGCGACATCGCGCGCGAGGCGGCGGCCGGAAAATTCCGCGAAGACCTCTACTATCGCCTTGCCATCTCTCCGATTTCCATTCCTCCGCTTCGCGAACGGATTTGCGACGTACCCTCGCTCGCGAATTCCCTGCTGGAGCGCGTGACCGCGCGGCACGACATCAAGATTTCCGGATTCACGGACGAAGCGCTCGACCGGCTTTGCGCCTATCCCTGGCCAGGCAACGTCCGCGAGCTTGAAAACCAGATCACGCGAATGGTCATCCTTGCGGAAGGCCGGATATTGAGCGCCGACCTGATCGAGCCTCACATCCTGCGTGCCGACGGAGCTCAATCTCCGCCGGAACCGCTGATCGATCGCTTCATCGGCGAAGGTGGACTTTTGCGCGACCGCGTCGAACGGATGGAAGCTCGCATCATCCGCGAGACATTGATCCGCAACCGGGGCAACAAATCGCGCGCGGCGGAAGAACTCGGCCTGTCGCGCGTCGGCCTGCGCGCCAAGCTGCTGCGTTACGAAATCGAGGAGCCGGTGAAACTGTCTCTGATCAGCGGGGATGCTCCCGACGATGATCCGTAG
- the hypB gene encoding hydrogenase nickel incorporation protein HypB, which translates to MHTARARTDAGTQTAGSPPKRVVPIETDILARNNKLARLNRQRLAEKGILALNLVSSPGSGKTTLLVETLRKMAGDNISVIEGDQETDNDAARIRETGVRAIQINTGKGCHLDAAMIGDALDRLQLRDRGVVFIENVGNLVCPAGFDLGEDSKVVVLSVTEGEDKPLKYPHMFAAASLMVLNKIDLAPHVDFDIERCETNARRVNPNIDILRLSARTGDGMEQWLDWIAARRESPRPRANALAESHRAASDTTATPEPR; encoded by the coding sequence ATGCATACGGCTCGCGCCAGGACAGATGCAGGAACGCAGACCGCCGGCTCGCCGCCGAAGCGGGTTGTACCGATCGAGACTGACATTCTTGCCAGAAACAACAAGCTTGCCCGCTTGAACCGTCAGCGACTGGCGGAAAAAGGCATTCTCGCACTCAATCTTGTTTCCAGCCCAGGCTCCGGCAAGACCACGCTGTTGGTCGAAACGTTGCGGAAAATGGCAGGTGACAATATATCGGTGATCGAGGGCGATCAGGAAACCGACAACGATGCAGCCCGCATTCGCGAAACCGGCGTCCGGGCGATTCAGATCAATACCGGGAAGGGATGCCATCTCGACGCCGCCATGATCGGCGATGCGCTTGACCGCCTGCAATTACGGGATCGCGGCGTCGTCTTCATCGAGAATGTCGGAAATCTTGTTTGCCCCGCCGGATTCGATCTCGGCGAAGACAGCAAGGTCGTCGTGCTGTCGGTCACCGAGGGCGAGGACAAACCGCTGAAATATCCGCACATGTTCGCAGCCGCCTCGCTGATGGTGCTCAACAAGATCGATCTCGCTCCGCATGTCGATTTCGACATCGAACGCTGCGAAACCAATGCCCGGCGCGTCAATCCGAATATCGACATTCTGCGTCTTTCCGCGCGAACCGGAGATGGCATGGAGCAATGGCTTGACTGGATAGCCGCCCGGCGCGAATCCCCGCGGCCCCGCGCCAACGCTCTCGCGGAATCACACCGTGCCGCATCCGACACGACCGCAACGCCGGAGCCACGCTGA